From a region of the Streptomyces tirandamycinicus genome:
- a CDS encoding acetyl-CoA C-acetyltransferase, which translates to MTGTNSTTSVIVAGARTPMGRLLGSLKSFSGADLGGFAIKAALDRAGIGGDQVQYVIMGQVLQAGAGQIPARQAAVKAGIPMSVPALTVNKVCLSGLDAIALADQLIRAGEFDIVVAGGQESMTNAPHLLPKSREGFKYGAIGMLDAMAHDGLTDAFEGIAMGESTEKHNTRLGIARPEQDEIAALSHQRAAAAQKNGLFEAEITPVEIPQRKGEPVVFSKDEGIRAETTVESLGKLRPAFAKEGTITAGTSSQISDGAAAVVVMSKAKAEELGLDWIAEIGAHGNVAGPDNSLQSQPSNAIAHALRKDGLEVSDLDLIEINEAFAAVAVQSMKDLGVSPEKVNVNGGAIALGHPIGMSGARIVLHLALELKRRGGGIGAAALCGGGGQGDALIVRVPAK; encoded by the coding sequence ATGACCGGAACGAACAGCACCACATCCGTCATCGTCGCCGGGGCCCGCACCCCCATGGGACGGCTGCTCGGCTCTCTGAAGTCCTTCTCCGGCGCCGACCTGGGCGGCTTCGCCATCAAGGCCGCACTGGACCGGGCCGGCATCGGCGGCGACCAGGTGCAGTACGTGATCATGGGCCAGGTGCTGCAGGCCGGCGCCGGGCAGATCCCGGCCCGTCAGGCCGCCGTCAAGGCCGGCATTCCGATGAGCGTTCCGGCGCTCACGGTCAACAAGGTGTGCCTGTCCGGGCTCGACGCGATCGCCCTCGCCGACCAGCTGATCCGTGCGGGTGAATTCGACATCGTCGTCGCCGGCGGCCAGGAGTCCATGACCAACGCGCCGCACCTGCTGCCGAAGTCCCGCGAGGGCTTCAAGTACGGCGCGATCGGGATGCTCGACGCCATGGCGCACGACGGTCTCACCGACGCGTTCGAGGGCATCGCCATGGGCGAGTCCACCGAGAAGCACAACACCCGCCTCGGCATCGCCCGTCCCGAGCAGGACGAGATCGCCGCGCTGTCCCACCAGCGCGCCGCCGCCGCGCAGAAGAACGGCCTGTTCGAGGCCGAGATCACGCCCGTCGAGATCCCGCAGCGCAAGGGCGAGCCGGTCGTCTTCAGCAAGGACGAGGGCATCCGCGCCGAGACCACCGTCGAGTCGCTGGGCAAGCTGCGCCCCGCGTTCGCCAAGGAGGGCACGATCACGGCCGGCACCTCCTCGCAGATCTCCGACGGCGCCGCCGCCGTGGTCGTGATGAGCAAGGCCAAGGCCGAGGAGCTCGGTCTGGACTGGATCGCGGAGATCGGCGCCCACGGAAACGTCGCGGGCCCGGACAACTCGCTGCAGTCCCAGCCGTCCAACGCGATCGCGCACGCCCTGAGGAAGGACGGCCTGGAGGTCTCCGACCTCGACCTCATCGAGATCAACGAGGCGTTCGCCGCGGTCGCCGTGCAGTCGATGAAGGACCTCGGGGTGTCCCCGGAAAAGGTGAACGTCAACGGCGGCGCGATCGCCCTGGGCCACCCGATCGGGATGTCCGGCGCCCGCATCGTGCTGCACCTGGCGCTGGAGCTGAAGCGGCGCGGCGGCGGGATCGGCGCGGCGGCGCTGTGCGGCGGCGGCGGCCAGGGCGACGCGCTGATCGTGCGCGTGCCGGCGAAGTAA
- the mce gene encoding methylmalonyl-CoA epimerase — protein sequence MLTRIDHIGIACFDLDRTVEFYRATYGFEVFHTEVNEEQGVREAMLKINETSDGGASYLQLLEPTREDSAVGKWLAKNGEGVHHIAFGTADVDGAADDIRGKGVRVLYDEPRIGSMGSRITFLHPKDCHGVLTELVTSAAPSSAEH from the coding sequence ATGCTGACGCGAATCGACCACATCGGGATCGCCTGTTTCGACCTCGACAGGACCGTCGAGTTCTACCGGGCCACCTACGGCTTCGAGGTCTTCCACACCGAGGTCAACGAGGAGCAGGGCGTCCGGGAGGCCATGCTCAAGATCAACGAGACCTCGGACGGCGGGGCCTCCTACCTCCAGCTGCTGGAGCCCACCCGCGAGGACTCCGCGGTCGGGAAGTGGCTGGCCAAGAACGGCGAGGGGGTCCACCACATCGCCTTCGGCACGGCGGACGTGGACGGTGCCGCCGACGACATCCGGGGCAAGGGCGTACGGGTCCTCTACGACGAGCCGCGCATCGGTTCGATGGGCTCCAGGATCACGTTCCTGCACCCCAAGGACTGCCACGGAGTCCTCACCGAACTGGTCACTTCCGCCGCCCCCTCATCAGCGGAGCACTGA
- the meaB gene encoding methylmalonyl Co-A mutase-associated GTPase MeaB, translated as MVDVPQLVAQAREGRPRAVARLISLVEGASPQLREVMAELAPLTGGAYVVGLTGSPGVGKSTSTSALVTAYRKAGKRVGVLAVDPSSPFSGGALLGDRVRMSEHASDPGVYIRSMATRGHLGGLAWAAPQAIRVLDAAGCDVVLVETVGVGQSEVEIASQADTSVVLLAPGMGDGIQAAKAGILEIGDVYVVNKADRDGADATARELNHMLGLGESRGPGDWRPPIVKTVAARAQGVDEVVEALEKHRAWMEEHGVLAERRARRAAHEVETIAVTALRERIGDLRGDRRLGALAERIVAGELDPYAAADELVAGLTGD; from the coding sequence ATGGTGGACGTCCCCCAGCTGGTCGCCCAGGCGAGGGAGGGCAGGCCGCGGGCCGTGGCCCGGCTGATCTCACTCGTCGAGGGGGCGTCCCCGCAGCTCCGCGAGGTCATGGCGGAGCTCGCGCCGCTGACCGGGGGCGCGTACGTGGTGGGCCTGACCGGTTCGCCGGGCGTCGGCAAGTCCACGTCCACCTCGGCGCTGGTGACGGCGTACCGGAAGGCCGGCAAGCGGGTCGGGGTGCTCGCCGTCGACCCGTCGTCCCCGTTCAGCGGCGGTGCGCTGCTCGGGGACCGGGTGCGGATGTCCGAGCACGCCTCCGACCCGGGGGTCTACATCCGTTCGATGGCCACCCGCGGCCACCTCGGCGGTCTCGCCTGGGCCGCGCCGCAGGCGATCCGGGTCCTCGACGCGGCCGGCTGCGACGTGGTGCTCGTGGAGACGGTCGGGGTCGGCCAGTCGGAGGTGGAGATCGCCTCCCAGGCCGACACGTCCGTGGTGCTGCTGGCGCCCGGGATGGGCGACGGCATCCAGGCCGCGAAGGCGGGGATCCTGGAGATCGGCGACGTGTACGTGGTCAACAAGGCGGACCGCGACGGCGCCGACGCGACCGCCCGCGAGCTCAACCACATGCTCGGCCTCGGCGAGTCCCGGGGGCCGGGCGACTGGCGTCCGCCGATCGTGAAGACGGTGGCCGCGCGGGCGCAGGGCGTCGACGAGGTCGTCGAGGCCCTGGAGAAGCACCGCGCCTGGATGGAGGAGCACGGTGTCCTCGCCGAACGCCGCGCCCGGCGCGCCGCGCACGAGGTGGAGACCATCGCCGTCACCGCCCTCCGCGAACGCATCGGCGACCTCCGCGGCGACCGCCGCCTGGGCGCCCTCGCGGAGCGGATCGTCGCGGGCGAACTGGACCCCTACGCGGCGGCCGACGAACTGGTGGCGGGCCTGACCGGCGACTGA
- a CDS encoding PepSY domain-containing protein → MRRRTLAIATLTAALLAGGGTAGAFAAQDGDGDRGEPPQSKITISQAIGTALDTAPGTVTGAGLDDAEWEVDIHGEDGDRHDVTVDAATGKVVSTESSDGDDHAPSARDAKDAPVTAARAAEAAESAVLGTVTSVQLDHSDDPGGAVVWEAEVRGLDGREHELTVDAKTAKVSTEAREASGAESDKDGSDGDGSDRDGSDGDGHGDRHGDACDRDGDTDGD, encoded by the coding sequence ATGAGGCGACGCACACTGGCCATCGCGACCCTCACCGCGGCGCTCCTCGCCGGAGGAGGCACCGCCGGCGCGTTCGCCGCACAGGACGGGGACGGGGACCGTGGTGAACCGCCACAGTCGAAGATCACCATTTCCCAGGCGATCGGCACGGCCCTGGACACGGCACCGGGGACCGTCACCGGCGCCGGCCTGGACGACGCCGAGTGGGAGGTCGACATCCACGGCGAGGACGGCGACCGCCACGACGTGACCGTCGACGCGGCCACCGGGAAGGTCGTCTCGACCGAGAGCTCGGACGGCGACGATCACGCGCCGTCGGCGCGGGACGCGAAGGACGCGCCGGTCACGGCCGCCCGCGCGGCCGAGGCCGCCGAGTCCGCCGTCCTCGGCACCGTGACCTCGGTCCAGCTCGACCACTCCGACGATCCGGGCGGCGCCGTCGTGTGGGAGGCCGAGGTCCGGGGGCTGGACGGCCGGGAGCACGAGCTGACCGTGGACGCGAAGACCGCGAAGGTCTCGACGGAGGCGCGGGAGGCCTCAGGAGCGGAGTCGGACAAGGACGGATCGGACGGCGACGGGTCGGACAGGGACGGGTCGGACGGCGACGGGCACGGCGACAGGCACGGCGACGCCTGCGACCGGGACGGGGACACCGACGGCGACTGA
- a CDS encoding response regulator transcription factor, with protein sequence MRLLIVEDEKRLAWSLAAGLSAEGYAVDVVHDGLEALHRAGECPYDLVLLDVMLPGMNGYRVCAALRAAGNAVPILMLTAKDGEYDEAEGLDTGADDYLTKPFSYVVLVARIKALLRRRGRAGSALPVLRAGDITVDTAARRVHRGDDEIALTAKEFAVLEQLALRPGEVVGKPEILEHVWDFAYDGDPNIVEVYISSLRRKLGASAIQTVRGAGYRLADR encoded by the coding sequence ATGAGGCTGTTGATCGTGGAGGACGAGAAGCGGCTCGCGTGGTCCCTCGCCGCCGGGCTCTCCGCCGAGGGCTACGCCGTCGACGTGGTCCACGACGGCCTGGAGGCGCTGCACCGCGCCGGCGAGTGCCCGTACGACCTGGTCCTCCTCGACGTCATGCTGCCGGGCATGAACGGCTACCGCGTCTGCGCCGCCCTCCGCGCCGCCGGGAACGCCGTCCCGATCCTGATGCTGACCGCGAAGGACGGCGAGTACGACGAGGCCGAGGGGCTGGACACCGGCGCCGACGACTATCTGACCAAGCCGTTCTCGTACGTCGTCCTCGTCGCCCGGATCAAGGCGCTGCTGCGCCGCCGCGGGCGCGCCGGCAGCGCCCTGCCGGTGCTGCGGGCCGGGGACATCACCGTCGACACGGCCGCCCGGCGCGTGCACCGGGGCGACGACGAGATCGCCCTCACCGCCAAGGAGTTCGCGGTCCTGGAGCAGCTCGCCCTGCGCCCCGGCGAAGTCGTCGGCAAACCGGAGATCCTCGAGCACGTCTGGGACTTCGCCTACGACGGCGATCCGAACATCGTCGAGGTCTACATCAGCTCGCTGCGCCGCAAGCTGGGCGCCTCGGCGATCCAGACGGTGCGCGGCGCCGGCTACCGGCTGGCGGACCGGTGA